The sequence below is a genomic window from Mobula birostris isolate sMobBir1 chromosome 11, sMobBir1.hap1, whole genome shotgun sequence.
cactgggcggcccgggaggtcgttcctgcctgtggccatcgaacgtgccgctcctcccgtggagggtcagacaccccgagccaatagactggtcctggacttattttccatctggcatagtctgcatattgttgtttgattgtttgtggtttttgtattgctatatttacgctctattcttggttggtgcggctgcaacaaaaccaaatttccctcgggattaataaagtatatctatctatgaGTATAATCAAAAAGGAAGCTAAATAGACATTGTCACTCAAGCAGTGGCAAAACAGGCGTGGCTGaggcgacacacatcaaagttgctggcatgGCGGAGGCGATTCTCTTTCAGAGAAGCCTGAACAAAGAGATGGAAACATTATCAGAATTACATCAGGAAAGATGGGAGGGTTGAGTGGGACGTGAACACAAGGACAGACTGATCGGGCAAATGTGAACCATACCCTATAAAATCATTCATTGGGCGAGGAGATCTGACTTTTTTGCTTTGCTAGCTTTAGTGGTAATCTCACCATGCGATTGGGCCATCGTCTAACTGCTCAGATAATTCCCTTTAATTACTTTGGATCTGCACGTTCTTGGGCAACTTCAGTCTTAGGTATAACTAGACCTAGATATCGATCGAGCGTAAAGTgggtggccattcggcccatcgcctcccccctccccccgtaCTTAACCTCGAACCGTTGTCCAAACGAGTCCCATTTACAGTGCTCTAGAGAAcgtatttatttagttattaaaCACCGTACACGCCTGGGTCTCTAACGCTCTGTGTTTGTATTTACTGAGCACCGGCTGTGACACGCCGCCACGCCGAGAACAGTGCACCTACCTGTCGCCTGTCAATCACATTCGCCATCTGCCAATCACAATGGTCTTCTTCCCGATCACAATCGTTGTCTGCCAATCACGTTCGCCGTCTGGCAAACGTCATGGTCTACGGCCGAGCCCGATAGCCGTCTGCCAATCATAATATCCGTGCCGCAATCAATCAATCCGCGAAAACAGCCGACCTGCTTTTCACTTCGCCAAAATACTAATTATCGTCAAAAATAAACATGCGAGGCATTCCAACGATACTTACTGTAGTGAAGACGATAAAGTATGTAAGTTTGAAGTGGGAACTGGCGACCAAAAGCGGTTTGTTGGTGGGATTAACTCTGATGACGTCAGGCGGTGGGATCGGTGGTAGAGTGATGCGGTCGTCTATATAAGGTGGGGCGCGGAACTTCCTCCTCATTTCGTCGGCTGTTTTCTGAGGAGAGGGGGTGAGATTTGGCGGGTCCGCCTCTAATTCAGCATGGCGGCTCAATAAAGCGGTACAGCGGCAACTCGCAACAGTGCGCAGCACTGGGCACAAGTGCAGACTTTAAAAATGGCGTAAGTTTACTTTAAAAAGAAAAACGCTTTACTCCCCTCGCGAACCCGAGCGCGGGAGAATAGAAAATGGCGGCTGCCGCCGCCCCGCCGGCGGGGACGGTTCCGCTTCGCTTTGAGGCTGGTTAATacgcgtgggggggggggggataaaaaTACTCCGGGAAAATGGTGCGAGTGGTGATTATTggcaaaagaaaggaagggaCTCCGTAATAGGGAGTTTCTACCCGACCTTCTCGTGAATTAGGAAAATGGATCCCTGCTGGGGTGGGGTCTCCGCGGCCTGATTGGTGGGTCGGGGGGAGAGTCTGGGGCCCGTCCGAGACCGAGGAATGTACGTTCTCTTCGGCCGGATGACTGGCGGGATAAGATGGCGCGCCGGCCGGGTGAAACGTGGCAGCTCTCTTCccgccccccccctccctccGGCTCTGGGCGGTGCCCGTCCGATCTCCAccgccccctccctctctccctgcgcTCACACCTCCGGGACAGCGTTAACCACCGTCGTCCACCTTCTCTGCCAGCAATTCATGTGTGAATTTACCGGCTGTTCGTGTCTGTTTTCCGCCCCACCCTCCGCCTGTTTAGTTCGCCGTTCAGCTGCAATGCTGAGACGGGATTTGGTCTTTAATCTCATTTCCACTTCAAGTATTTGTAGATTGCTAATTACACTcgtatttatatatatttaaccCAATTTGGATTGGGGGGGGAGAGAACGGCTTCGTTTTTTAAGTATAACATTCCAATAGCATATGGAATTTCCACATTGTTTTCTGAACGATGCATTCATTGAGCAATACTTCTCTTTCTTAGGTTCCACAATGGGCTTCTCAGCTTTGCTGTAGTCGGCAGCATAGAAAGACTCGACCTGCAGACCCAGTTTTCTCTTGAAGAGTATTTCAAAGTACAGAAAGATGTCAGTTTGGTTAGATTCTCCGTTCTCGTCCCTGCAGGACTGCATGTCCTGCCTCGATTCGCCGTTTCTGATGGCTGACGGGGACCCGTGTCTCCTAGATGTAGACTTGGAGGCCGGGCCGGTGAAGTCTTGCCTCACACCTCACCAGTTTGGTGGCAATGAGGGAAGTGAATTGTCCTCCCCGTGTCCATATCTTGACCCTTTGGACACAAATAATGTGGGTAAGTTAATGAGTTCCTTCATTGGAATTTGTTGTTACTTGTCCATTTTTTAGTTGGAGCAAATGGGGATTGCAATGTCATAAGTATTGAAGTCCATAAAGAGTGTTAGTGCAGAACTATTGTATTTTATGGTGCCTTACTGAATCTTCGTTTCAATATTGTGAAGTCCTTGATCTTGTCTAGACTAAACTTGGTTAACTGCTggtatgatttttttttgaagataATTTAACCTGTTTGTTGTTTATCCCTTTCAGAGGATGCGTTCACCGGCTTGGACTGGATGGCAAAGAAGGTGGATCTCTTTGACACTGGTTGTCCAGATCTGCTGGCTGCTTTGGACAGTTCTTGTAACCTTTTGGAAGAACTGCCTTTTGAACCCTTGCCAGCCAAACAGGTAGCAGATCTTGGCCTGAGCCTGGATCTTGAGTCATTCCCAAATTCACCCCAAGGATTAGATCAGCTGTCTCCTGGTACCCCTGCAGTTGTCCCAGAATCCATTATCTTTGACTCATTCCACTTAGAAAAGGTAATTAACTCAGATGTTGAAAAGCCAGACATGATTTTGACTCAGTCATCACCGCTGCAGGATTCTTGCACAGAAACAGATGAAGGGCCATCATTAGATTCTGACAGTGGTCTTGGTTCTAGTCCTCACTCCCCTGTTGAGTCTTTAGATAGAAGTGTGTCAGAGAGATCTTCCGAAGACCAGTCCTTGCTCAACAACTTCAGCCCTGCAAGGTCAAAACCATATGATCGCCCTAGTGTGGAAACTGTAGGGTGTTCACCCAAATTAAAAGGCAATTGTCTGGAGCCGAAGAGTATGGAGAAAAAATTGAAGAAGATGGAGCAGAACAAGAGTGCTGCAACGCGATACAGACAAAAGAAGAGGGCAGAACAAGGTGCTATAGTTGCAGAGTGTAGCCTTCTGGAGGAGAAAAATAAAACTTTAAAGGAAAAAGCTGATTCATTGACTAAAGAAATCCAATATTTAAAGGGTTTGATAGAAGAGGTTAGGAAAGCTAAAAGTAAAAAGCTTGTAACATAGCACTATGCTTTAGTTTTGTACATACATGTAGTGTTGGCTAAATATTGTAATTTTATAATAAAATTTGGAACAAGTTTGCTTTGTAATTTGTCTTGATTTTGTGTCTAGCAATCTAACCTGGCAGAAGTGTGATACAATCCTGGTAAGAGTGTCCGTCCAGCACTGCTGGTTGATACTGGAGCTGTGGCTGCAGCTCTCCGTGCTCTTCTGCCTGACCATGTCAATTAATTCTGGCAGCCCTGCAGTTGTAAATATTCAGCAAAGCAGGTAGCAGCTACAAGCAGCCAGCAAATAAGAGTTGGAAAATGTATTGATGTTCTGACCACTACTGAAGGCTCCAAAGGAGCTGTTGAATGTTTCTTTAACCCTGGGTTAGCCATAAAATTATTGCTGGCTTTTGAGATGCTTTCTGGCAGGTGGTAATCTAGCTCTCACCAACTATAGTTATATGGCTGACTGCTTGTTGAGGATGAACCCAAGCACCATCTGGGATAGAGCCTCTGCAGAAATGTATAAGGCATTGAAGCAATTTAATCTTCAATTTTCAGTGGAGATCTGATCTATTGAGCACAGCATCTGAATAGCTTGCTGTGCAGAGATTTGAGATGTAAGTGGAATATATAAAAGCCTGTATTGGAGTCAACAACACTGGTAGCTGAAGGCATTAACAGTGCTGTCaggggagacaggaatgcagaagcTTGTGAAGGTGGAATGATGAGATTTCACTTTAATTTTGTTTCATGTATGATTCATCCATGTTTGTCCAAGCCATTTGCATTGAGTCCATAAGTTACACGAGTCTGACTAGCTGGGAAGTAATTGCATTCAGGCAATAGAGAACTTGCTGAAGATGTTTGGAGGTGGTTAGCCTGTAATGTATATCTTTGTGTACTATTCAGGTACCCTTGGAAGGGGGAGCCTGCTTTGCCATCAGGTCCACATAGAAACCACTTAGATCCTTGAATAATGGAGATTTTAAGTTCCATTGCAGAAATTATTGGGTAAATGGTGTGGCAATCTTGGATTGCACTGTTTCAAATGAGATGTTGAACTAAGACTTGTGTTGTCTGAAGGATCCCTTGGCAATATTCTGAGGACTTGAGTTTCACTTCCTAGTTGTTATTTGTCACCAAAGCTAGAAAAGTGTAAAATGAAATGTCTCTAATCTGTGGCTCACACTGGTGACTGCCTTCATTCTTAAACTGTCATGTGAACTGttggaatgctggaagaactagcAGGTTGTACAGCATTGGTGGGTGGAAACTACATCAGGACTAATGCTGCAATGTGGCTGGGATTTAGTAGTTAGGTTCAGTGAAAATTTGTGGGGTTTAAGGATGGATGAGGGAGAGTTCCCAGGGGCAGTAAATGAAGAGTTATGGCCAGGAGTGGGTGCTCAATGCGGGTCAGCATCCCTAGTTTGGCGAGGCCTGTGTTGGTGGCCACTTGTGAGCAGTTTCTACAGTCTCtcagtgaccacgtgggtttcctccctccTTTGAAAGATGCACACTTTAGAGTTTGTAAGTTatggggcatgctatgttgacattgGGAGAGTGGCAACACTTGctgtctgcccccagcacaatttgATCTGATGCAATAAACGACACacttcactgaatgttttgatatacatgtgcaAAGCTCAACTCACACTTGGAATTGGAAAAACTTGCCTCGGGTAACCCCAGACCTAACCCTGGGTCACTCATCTTAATTCTTCAACATGGCTCAACACCACTCCTGTGGTGTCCAAGATGCCTTTGCTTTCACGATGCCACATAAATGTAAGTTACTATTTATTGTACTGCAGAGTCAAAAATATTTTAAGCAGAATTGTGTctggagaggggggaaggaggtAATGAAGTGACGAAGTCTATAAAAGGCAAGAACAGTTGCTTAAAAGGGTTATGTTCTCCATTTGCATCTGCAGTAGATGTACAGAAATGAGAAACTGCTGTTGCTCAGTAGACCACAAATACTTAGGAAAAAAAGTTCTGCACCCTTACACCAAGGCCACACAATCCTCAACCGTTTGAGGCAGTTGGGATATAGCTGCTGAGATCTGAACAGATGCAGTGACAGCTCAGCTGATATCCTGCTCTTGGCCACTTCCCAAAATCTTTGGCAAAGCAATACTAGCAATCATACTCCTCTGAGCCAAATAATGTCCCCTGTGGTTTATAGGAGGGTCAGAATGCTGAGAGCAACTTCTTTTTACAGTGGTGGCTGAGCAAGTCAGTTGTAGTTCTGAGAGAGCACCCTCCTTTGTGAATCATGATCCACAGTCTGAGACTCTAGCTCAAAAATCCAGACGCCAGGAGCATTGTAGGAATATCAATTTCCACTGAGGTGAGATCCTCATCAAACTGTCAGAGGGAACTAAGGGACCCTGCAATGTTATATTGCATGATTGAGGACCTATTCTCCCTACAATAGCATCACAACTTCCCTTCTTTGAAGTTAATCATCTTACATTATTGCTCTAACTACACTTCAGCAAGCTGCATTTTCCCTGCAGATGTCTGGCAGATTCTGAAGTTGCCGTGGGATTTGAATGAAGGTGTCTCTCCTGTTGGGTGGGAAACAATGCAAATTCAGATGAGTTCAGAGAGCAGGGTTGTGATAGCTGTATctgcagctccaatctcctgatTGCAGAGAGTTAGAAAGGGGCACATTCACAACAATCAAACCTTACATGGTGTTTGGATAAGGATTTTTTCACAATACCCTTTACCCCCTTCTCAGATAATTTCTGCATCACTGGCATTCTATAGAGGTGAAATAAAATAAGtcagtgctttttttttgtaggGGAATGGGATGACCTTGAATCACTACTGGGACTGAATCTGGGTGCCTGTTATTCAAGGGAGACTATCAAAAGATTTATTGAATCCAGACAAATTTGGAGAAGGAGAAATAAATTTTAAGAATTTTTAACAGCTGTTAAAGTCTGGTGTCTTTTTAAAAACTTACCCTTTACTTCGGTTGGACAGTGCCACGTGTTTTTGTAAATGTCATGGTATTGTGTAACTTTCCAGTCGCTTAGCCAGGAATGCTTCAAAATTTATTCTCTCAGAGGGTGATTAATTCAGTGGAATTTCTGCCACCCGGGTGGTGGGACCACATTATTAGATATATGTCAGGATTTAGATAAATATTTCAAAGTTTGGGGAATTTGTATAGGCTGGTTGAGGCCagtgtagatcagccatgatcatattgaatggcaggacaggtttgAGGGCCCAAGTAGTCTACTCTTGCTCTTATTCTTACGTTCTTGTGTGACACAGACGGGGAAATCCAGAGGGACAATGAATCAAATACTGTTTGTTCTGGGAATTTTCTATTACGCTTTTGGAATGTTTGTGATAAGTTCATTTCTTAGTAGGAGGGCCCAGTTCTGGTGAAGACGCTGCTTATTCTGCAGAAAAAAGCTCTCCCTACCAGCATGGTTCAAGAATCTGTACTCTAGGACAAACTCCATAAGATCATAGGGTCAGGAGTAAGAGATCTGAGTGGGATTTTTCTCACTCAGGGAATGGCGAGTACCtcctggaaaatgctggaaagatgcttactgatttttcacctggaacctaccagccttctccttcccaccctctttatagggcctctgccccttccctcttcagtcctgacgaagggttccggtccgaaacattgactgatcgtttccacggatactgcccaacctgctgagttcctccagcgtgttgtgagtgttgctttgaccccagcatctgtggagaatttTGTGTCTAGATGATCACTTGAATGGATATATGGCTAAGGACCAAGTGCAGGAAGGTGGGGTTAatatcgatgggccaaatggcctgtttcccaaTTATTCTATGACAAATTATACAAAGAAGCAGGATTAGGAGGAGTAGATGATCTAACCCATTGTCTATTCTGCCATTCAATGGGATTATGGCTATACGCCATTCCACAAGtccattttcctgtcctcttcccCATTACTCCTGATTCCCTTACTGATTGGGAATCAAATCTATTTCATCCAAAAATGTACCCAAGGATCGTCCCTACAGCTGTGCGTGACAAGGTGCTCTTCAAACTCACAAATCGCTTTAGTTATTCTTTACTTcagttttaaatgggtacccccTAAATTCTGAGACCATGCCCTCTGctcccactgtaaattgcccccagGAGGAGTAGATGATCTAACCCATTGTTGGTGAGAGGTGGAATGGAAGAAAATAAGATTAATGTAAGATGGGTGGTTGATGGGCCGTGTGGAgttaatgggctgaaaggcctgtttccatgttatctctctctctctgaatctATGACCCCAAAACTACATGGCGATCATCGTTTTCTCTAGCCTCTTTGTGGTGTAATGGATATACTTAGTGACACTTTGCTTCGCGAGGCGGCTAGTAGAAAGTAAGGTCCCTTGTCCCACAGTCTTGACAATGAACCTCTGACTCCGAGGACAGCTGCCCTGAGAGAACAGAAAAAGCATGATTTTCTGAAATAAGGAAGTAGCAACGGACTTCACTTACGGAATGTTTAGTTTTGCTGCctagagaaacaagaaattaagtttTCATTTCAGTAATGTGGAATTAAGTGCTCAAACTAACATATATATGTGGTTTCAATAACTTATTTCAGATGGGATTTGAAGATGCTTTTTTTAAACCTTTCTCACAATGTAGATTACcttggggggtggggtgttaaATATTTGATACCTTTCATGGCCTCCTTTGATAAGATGGTGGTGGTGAGCCTCCTTTTTGAACCGTGGCAGTCCTTCTGGCACAGTACTGAGTAGGTAAgctgcgggcatgctatgttggcaccagaagcacaaTGATATTTATGGACTGCCCCTAGAacatcctcaaactgtgttggtcaatgacgcatttcactgtatgttttgatgtaacacaAATCTTCTCTTTTCCTCAGCCACTCTTCAGAACACTTTACTGCAGTGTTTAGGTGTCCTTGAGAAGTTACTGTAAACAACACGCGTTCTGCCTAGAAGGAAAGGTAAAAAGATTCCATTCCAGTTTACAGAGGGTCACAAGATGCGGTCCACCCAGCCCAGGAATTTACCAGGTGAAGTCAGTTAATCTGGTCACTGCTGTTAACCAGTATAAGGCTGGTTTTGGCTGCCAGTCAGTTAGGCTTGGCTTCCTATAACATTCCAGTAACATCTGGCCAGAATTCAAGCACACTCCCACTGATTGAGCCACCATATCTGCATTCACTCACAGCACATTGGTTCCTGATTGTGCAATAACTTTTATGTAAAACTTATCAATTTATTGCATGGGCTTGGCAGCCCTACAAACCTCTAATCCTCAGCGGTCAAAGACCTTTTGAGATCTGCCTGTTATAATGAACTAGGAacatttttgaatttggtaaagGGCGATCAAACAATCGATCAAGAAACATAAATGCAAAAGATGTACAAAGAAAGATCTAGCAGTGGCAAATGTGTGTGTTGAGAAAACAATGGTCAGCACAGGGGAATGGGGACATAGAGACTGCATAGAGTATCAAACAGTATAAGATTGTACAGACCATTCAGTCCACCATATTGTGCCGTCCTTTTACCCTATTGTAAAATCAATAGTCCTGCTCACCCATCTCACCCTCCAATTTTtcttttcatccatgtacctatctaagagtttcttaaatgtccttaatgtatctgcctctgaggccttaagacataggagcagaattaggcctttcggccctttgaCTTGGCTCTGCTACACCATCATGGCTGACAAACTGATcagtctcaaccccattctcctgccttctctccctaacctttgatgcccttactaatcaagaatttagcAATCCCAGCTATGTACACTTCTAATAACTTTCACAGACCTTCCTCTACTACCATCCCTGACAGGGAATTCTGTTCTGTGTACAAAGCCTACCTCTgataccccccacccccactatactttcttccaatcaccttataaTTATGCCCActtctattagccatttctactctggaaaaaaaaagtctctgatgattatgcctcttatcatcctacctctcatcctcctttgctccagagaaaagcccaagctcactcaacctatcctcataatacACACTCTGTGatccagggagcatcctggtaaatctcctctgcaccctctctaaagcttccacatccttcctatagtgagatgaccagaactgagccaatatttcaagtgtggtccGACCAGAGTTTTaatagagctgcaacgttacctcatggctcttgaactcagtctggAGCAAGATCGaattcagtgagtcaggcagcatctgagcatcaacattttggattgagaccTTTCATCCGGATTGGATGAGTAGAGGGGTGATAAAAGAGAGAGTAGGGCAACATTCTCATCCTGCACTGGTAATAGTTCATTGCTGCTATTTCAAATATTTATAcaactgcttgttttattataatgatgccagtaacattatactgccCTACATGCGCCTTGCACCTGTCAATCTCAGGTCTAGCCTAACATTACTGTGTGTACCTGATTGTAATTACTTGTCCCACAGGACTgatgtttcgtttagctgtatacttgtgtatggttgaacgacaattgaacttgaacttcaacagCAAGCAAGAGTTGATTCGCAGATGGAGTCAGGTTGAAAATATTTTGAGGTGGAAATTCATGGATAGTGGAGCAGGCAGAGTTGCATGTTGATGGAACATTAAATACCTGGAAGTACATGCAAATCAGAGTCTTGTCAGTTATTTCCACATTACTGAGTACCAGAAGGGCTGTTAATGTCTGTGGGGCTGGGCAGGCTGAGAGAAGGAAGGAATTtcagtcttgcactgaaactccatcCTCACCAGGAATAACACATTGTGATGCATCCCTGTCATTTTACAGGATTAAGGGATCTactggttgtccatcatgtccgaACATGACAGAAAATCTGTCCGGCagagttttaaagtggaaaagctattGCATTGGGATAGTTCcactcagaagtccaggtccagtggtacaaacaagcatcacaaCTGATGTCTTCTttgtttgcagtggatgaccatgagtTCTTCCGTGCCTCCTCATGCCCCT
It includes:
- the LOC140204778 gene encoding cyclic AMP-dependent transcription factor ATF-4-like, with the translated sequence MSVWLDSPFSSLQDCMSCLDSPFLMADGDPCLLDVDLEAGPVKSCLTPHQFGGNEGSELSSPCPYLDPLDTNNVEDAFTGLDWMAKKVDLFDTGCPDLLAALDSSCNLLEELPFEPLPAKQVADLGLSLDLESFPNSPQGLDQLSPGTPAVVPESIIFDSFHLEKVINSDVEKPDMILTQSSPLQDSCTETDEGPSLDSDSGLGSSPHSPVESLDRSVSERSSEDQSLLNNFSPARSKPYDRPSVETVGCSPKLKGNCLEPKSMEKKLKKMEQNKSAATRYRQKKRAEQGAIVAECSLLEEKNKTLKEKADSLTKEIQYLKGLIEEVRKAKSKKLVT